Below is a genomic region from Spartinivicinus marinus.
TGCACATTTATCTTTAGTTAGTGGTACAGCTAAATGTTCTAGATAACGTTTTTCACCGCCGGTATAAATAAATGAATCTATTGGCTTGGGTAGCTGGCTGGTTAACCAGTCGATACACGGTTTGATGTTTCTATTTTCTGGTTTGTCAGATAAATTAAATTGTTGGGTTAAATAATTTAAGCCATACGAATAAAATAGTGTTTCTTGATCGGGTTGAATAAGTTGAATGCTGCCACCACCAGCGTCAATTATCGTATAATCATTAGAATAGCCATGGTGCTGACAAGCTAAACGAATTAACTCTGCTTCTTGCTGTTGGGTTATTACTTTCAGTGGAATTGAAAGTTTGTTGCACGCTTGTTCGGCGTGCTCTCTTAATGTTGTATTATTTCTAAGGGCGGCAGTACCCATAGCTAAAATTGGCTCATTTACTGAGAACTCGTTTAACAGGTTTTTAAGCTGAGTATATATTGTATGGCAGTCATATTTATGCTGTATCCACTTCCAGCTTCTTAAGCAGTACTTGACTAGTTCAACAGACTCTAAGTGGTAAAGTTTTGCTGAATGACTGCCCAGGTCAATAAACCATTTATACTGCATCTATTGCCTCAAATAGTAAGGAAGGGGAGGTTAGCTCTGGGAGTGTTTTCAGTTCATATAAAGCTTTTTTAGTAAAAAAAGCCAATTCTATAGCCATAATTTGAAAGATGCTTTCGTGAATCCATTGTTTGGTTAATCGATTGTTGTCTGACAAAACAGCGGTTCGTAAAAAGCTAACCCATGAAGTCATTGTAATCCAGCAGTGATTGCTTAATGCCTTTAATTGGATGTCACTGGCTGTCATATAGCCCTCTGTACGTAGGGCATTATAAATAGCTTCGGCTGACTGCAGGCAGAACCGAGAAAACTGCTTGTATCTTTCATGCAATATCGGGTCAGAAACTAACAGGTGTTCCAAGTCTTGGTGGAAAAACCGATAACACCACATGCATTGTACAACTGCTGTTAAGTAATGCTGTTTGTCTGTAAGTGTGATAGAGCGGCTTTCAGGCAATACTAAAACGCTCTGTAAGTCATTTTCATACTTAAGATAAATCTGATAAATGATCTCTTGTTTATTTTTAAAGTGGTAATACAGATTGCCTGGTGATATTCCTAAGTGAGAAGCAATATGGTTTGTTGTCACGTTTCGCTCCCCTTGCTCGTTAAAGAGAGCCAAGCTGGTGTTAATGATCTTATCTCGTGTTTTAGGTTTTGCCACAAATAAACCTGTTAAATCTATAAAAGCTATTAAGTTTATAAAGCTTATTAAATCTATAGCTGCTATTGACTATTTAGAGTAATAACTCTAATAATGTTATCAGTGACAAGCAGTAAAAGGAATACAAGTTAACGTCCTTCTTGCTGGAGAAGATCAATTATGGCCATACCTGCTGCTCAAATGCGTTCAACAACAGAGCTTAACCCTTTACTTGATCGACTTCGGGATCTTCAGTGTGGGTTTCGAAAGCAACCTATGCCAACGGTTTTGGAGCGAACTGAATGGCTAGCTAAATTGAAGCAGGTATTGCTGGATGCCCAGGATCAGCTGGTTACTGCTTTAAACGAAGATTTTGGTAACAGAGCGACACCAGAAACTATGCTGGGTGAAATCATGCCAAGCATTCAGGGCATCAATTATGCCATGAAACGCATCAAACGTTGGATGAAACCAAGCAAGCGTCATGTAGGGTTGCAGTTACAGCCGGCGAAAGCAAAAGTCATCTACCAGCCTCTGGGTGTTGTCGGCATTATTGTGCCTTGGAATTATCCCATTTATTTAGCCATGGGGCCTTTAACAACCGCATTGGCAGCAGGTAATCGAGCTTATTTGAAGCTTTCTGAATATACACCCAAAACCTCAGCATTATTAGCTGAACTATTAACCAATAATTTTCCTGATGATTTAGTTGCTGTAGCCACTGGTGATGCTCAAGTGGGGATTAATTTTTCTAAACTGCCTTTTGATCACTTGTTATTTACTGGCTCAACCCAGGTGGGGCATGCGGTAATGGCGGCAGCAGCAGAAAACCTTACCCCAGTAACACTAGAGTTGGGTGGTAAGTCGCCAGTGATTATTGATAAGGATTTTCCCATTGCTGAAGCGGCTGAACGTATTTGTTTTGGTAAAGCATTTAATGCTGGGCAAACCTGCGTGGCACCTGATTATATTTTATTACCAAAGTCGCAGGAAAATAATTTTATTAATGCTTTTAAAGCCTGCTTCAATAAAATGTATAGCAGTAATCAACAGCACTACAGTTGTATTATCAATGAAAGGCAATATCAGCGTTTACAAGATTGGTTGGTAGATGCTACCCAGCAAGGTGCCACAATACATAAAATGGAAAGTGTTGCTGAGGATGCTGAGCAAGGCTGCATGACAATGCATTTAGTTGCTAATACAAAACCTGGAATGAAGATAAGACAGCAGGAAGTATTTGGGCCGATTTTACCAATAGTGGGCTATGAAAATCTTGATGAAGCAATCGGGCTAGTAAATTCCGGGCCACGGCCATTAGCACTATATTATTTCGGTTTAGATGAAAACCAACAAGAAAAAGTCCTGACTCATACCCATTCAGGAGGGGTATGTATTAACGATACTATGATGCATGTGGCGGTAGATGACTTACCCTTTGGGGGGGTTGGTCACTCAGGAATGGGACAATATCATGGACATGAAGGATTTTTAACATTTTCAAAAGCTAAACCAGTGTTTAGTAAGGGTAAATTTAATGGAGCTAAGCTGGTTTATCCACCGTATAAACAGCCTATTTTAAAATTACTGTACCGATTTTTTGTTAGATAATCTTACAGTGATTTGTGCCAATATCTTTAATAATAAAATACACAAATATGCCTGCTGATAAATACAATGAAAGTGGTGTTGCTTTATCTAATAAATATTTTTCATCTAATAAGCATTTTATGTTGAAACGCCGTCAGCTTTTAAAAGTGGGAGCTGTTGGTTCGTTGGTGCTCTCGGGTGTGATTGTTGTTAATCAGCTGGCTGATAATCGCTTTAGTGAAAAAACAACAGGCTATCAATTTCTGAATTCAGCTGATATTGTCTTCTTGAGTGCAGTTACACCTGTTATTTTAGGGATAAATACAGCTGAGTTAAGAGCAGATCAGGTCAGGCAGGGACTAAACTGGGGGCTTGCACAACAAAAAGCTTTTCTAAAGCAGCTAGATGAAAAGCTAGCTTATTTATCGCCTGCATTACAACTTGAACTGAGAGAATTGTTAGATTTGGTGGGTTCTCCTTTCAGTCGGTGGCTGATTACAGGTATCCACAGTAGCTGGGAAAACACTTCAACATTAGCCATAGAAAATTTTTTACGACGCTGGCAGACCAGTCGTATTAAGTTATTACGTAAAGCCCACCATGGTTTAACGCAATTATGCATTATGGCTTGGTATAGTTTGTCTGATAGCTGGCCTGCTATTGGTTATCCTGGCCCTCCTTTTCAGCAGACGTTAATTACACCCTCTAATCAATTTTAAATATGGCTATACCTGATCCTATACAACAAGGCATAAAAAGTGGCTGGCAGGTGGTTAATGGATTAAAAATAACCAAGCCTTCGGTCTTTGAGGCAGATGTCGTTATCATCGGCACAGGAGCTGGTGGTGGCATTGCCGCAGAAATTCTCAGTAATGCTGGCTTAACTGTGCTGATGGTTGAGGAAGGACTGCTTCGGTCGTCTAATGATTTTAATATGGATGAGCATATTGCTTATGCTGAGCTATATCAGGAAGGCGGTGGGCGGTCGACTAAAGATGGTGCGATTACAATAATGCAAGGAAAAGCGGTAGGGGGGACAACGGTAGTAAATTGGACATCCTGTTTTCATACGCCAGATGCTACTTTGCAGTTTTGGCAAGATCAGTTTTCGGTGACAGGCATTACAGCAGAAACGCTGGCTCCTTGGTATCAATACATTGAAAAGCGCTTAAATATAGGCTCTTGGGATGTACCGCCAAATCCAAATAATGGGGTATTAAAAACAGGCTGTGAAAAGCTGGGGTATCAGGTTGCTAGTATTCCTCGTAATGTTAAAGGCTGTTGGAACTTAGGCTACTGTGGTACGGGATGTCCCACCAACGCTAAGCAGTCAATGTTGGTGACTGCAATTCCTACTGCATTGAACAATAATGCAACTTTATTATATGCCACTGTTGCTCAACGGTTTAATTGGCAGCAAAACCAGGTTAACGAGCTTGTTTGCTTTCCATTACAAAAAGCCAATGGTGTGTTAAATAAACAGGCACCTATTAAGATTAAAGCCAAACACTATTTACTAGCAGCTGGAGCAATTGGCAGCCCAGCAATACTGCTACGCTCCAATGTACCTGATCCATACCGAAGAATTGGTCAGCGTACTTTTTTACATCCTGTTACCATGAGTGTTGCCCAAATGTCGGAAAAAATTGCAGGCTATTCAGGGGCACCTCAATCCATTTATTCGGATCACTTCCAGTGGCCTGACGGTGATAGTATGGGTTTTAAATTAGAAGTGCCGCCACTGCAGCCTGTATTAGCTTCGGTGTTAATGAAGAAAACCGGTGATGAGCTGCATCAGCACATGTTAAAACTGCCTTATACCCAAGTGCTATTGGCATTATTAAGAGATGGTTTTCATCCTGAAAGCCAGGGTGGCAGGGTGATACTCCGAAATGATGGGACACCGGTTTTGGATTATCCAATAACACCTTATATCTGGAGGGCGGTTAAGCATTCGCTGTTAACCATGGCAGAAATACAGTTTGCAGCCGGTGCTACACAAGTGTTTCCTGCTCATATTGACTCTTCTTTGAGCAGTAGCTGGCCTGAAGTTAAAGAGCAGATCAATAGTCTGGACCTTGTGTCTTATAAAACTTTATTAGGCTCTGCCCATGTGATGGGGGGCTGTGGAATGGGTGAAAAGCCCTATAATAGTGTGGTAAACAGCCAGAGTCGTTTTCATCACCTTGATAATTTATCCATCTTGGATGGCTCAGTATTTCCCTCCAGCATTGGTGCTAACCCTCAATTGTCTATTTATGCATTTAGTGCATTACAGTCAAGTCGGTTAGCGAATGAGCTAAAAAGTTAAAAAAACATCAGCTGAGTTATTTATTTATCCGCAAACCACCTTGTATTTATATACTCTTCATATACCATTCGCTTTATAGCGAAGACATTTAGTGTTTGATATGGAAAACAGGGTATTCTTCCTCCGCGCTTGAAGAGCCTTCCTTGGCTCTTCAAGCGCTAAAGCGACATCCAATCGCAGCTACAAGAACACCCCCTCCATATCTGCTGGCTATAGCCTATTTGGGATAAAAAGTTATTTTCTGAATACAGTTATTGAAAAGCACTGAAAAAAACCGGAATTACTGTCCCGGAAATATTGTTATAGGGAAAACTATGAATACCGTTATCTACCCAGGTACATTTGATCCGATTACCAAAGGTCATACTGATTTGGTAGAGCGGGCTGCCAAACTGTTTGATCAGGTTGTTATTGCTGTAGCAGAAAGCCCAAAAAAGAAGCCGATTTTCTCCTTAGAGCAGCGAGTAAGCTTAGCTAAAGAAGCAACCAGTCAGCTCAAAAATGTCGAAGTGTGTGGCTTTAATAATCTATTGGCTGACTTTGTTCAAGAGCGCCAGGCTAATGTGATATTGAGAGGGCTAAGAGCGGTATCAGACTTTGAATATGAGTTTCAGCTGGCTAACATGAATCGCATTTTAGCGCCTAGTGTTGAAAGTTTATTTTTAACGCCTTCAGAAAAGTATTCTTATATTTCTTCAACCTTGGTAAGAGAGATTTCTTCATTAGGAGGGGATGTTTCTAAGTTTGTTCATCCTTGTGTAGAGCAAGCATTGAAGGACTGTTTTGAATCCCATCAGTGAAGAGGCCGTTGATTAAAACACACACAAACT
It encodes:
- a CDS encoding Ppx/GppA phosphatase family protein, which gives rise to MQYKWFIDLGSHSAKLYHLESVELVKYCLRSWKWIQHKYDCHTIYTQLKNLLNEFSVNEPILAMGTAALRNNTTLREHAEQACNKLSIPLKVITQQQEAELIRLACQHHGYSNDYTIIDAGGGSIQLIQPDQETLFYSYGLNYLTQQFNLSDKPENRNIKPCIDWLTSQLPKPIDSFIYTGGEKRYLEHLAVPLTKDKCAKSDFIKLANQLAPKTLEELRSLSPFDPEWMDGAIASNCLIVALLSNSSEDFFMANNLTIVDGLPLIDFANRL
- a CDS encoding TetR/AcrR family transcriptional regulator, with protein sequence MAKPKTRDKIINTSLALFNEQGERNVTTNHIASHLGISPGNLYYHFKNKQEIIYQIYLKYENDLQSVLVLPESRSITLTDKQHYLTAVVQCMWCYRFFHQDLEHLLVSDPILHERYKQFSRFCLQSAEAIYNALRTEGYMTASDIQLKALSNHCWITMTSWVSFLRTAVLSDNNRLTKQWIHESIFQIMAIELAFFTKKALYELKTLPELTSPSLLFEAIDAV
- a CDS encoding coniferyl aldehyde dehydrogenase, with the translated sequence MAIPAAQMRSTTELNPLLDRLRDLQCGFRKQPMPTVLERTEWLAKLKQVLLDAQDQLVTALNEDFGNRATPETMLGEIMPSIQGINYAMKRIKRWMKPSKRHVGLQLQPAKAKVIYQPLGVVGIIVPWNYPIYLAMGPLTTALAAGNRAYLKLSEYTPKTSALLAELLTNNFPDDLVAVATGDAQVGINFSKLPFDHLLFTGSTQVGHAVMAAAAENLTPVTLELGGKSPVIIDKDFPIAEAAERICFGKAFNAGQTCVAPDYILLPKSQENNFINAFKACFNKMYSSNQQHYSCIINERQYQRLQDWLVDATQQGATIHKMESVAEDAEQGCMTMHLVANTKPGMKIRQQEVFGPILPIVGYENLDEAIGLVNSGPRPLALYYFGLDENQQEKVLTHTHSGGVCINDTMMHVAVDDLPFGGVGHSGMGQYHGHEGFLTFSKAKPVFSKGKFNGAKLVYPPYKQPILKLLYRFFVR
- a CDS encoding twin-arginine translocation pathway signal protein; its protein translation is MPADKYNESGVALSNKYFSSNKHFMLKRRQLLKVGAVGSLVLSGVIVVNQLADNRFSEKTTGYQFLNSADIVFLSAVTPVILGINTAELRADQVRQGLNWGLAQQKAFLKQLDEKLAYLSPALQLELRELLDLVGSPFSRWLITGIHSSWENTSTLAIENFLRRWQTSRIKLLRKAHHGLTQLCIMAWYSLSDSWPAIGYPGPPFQQTLITPSNQF
- a CDS encoding GMC family oxidoreductase, coding for MAIPDPIQQGIKSGWQVVNGLKITKPSVFEADVVIIGTGAGGGIAAEILSNAGLTVLMVEEGLLRSSNDFNMDEHIAYAELYQEGGGRSTKDGAITIMQGKAVGGTTVVNWTSCFHTPDATLQFWQDQFSVTGITAETLAPWYQYIEKRLNIGSWDVPPNPNNGVLKTGCEKLGYQVASIPRNVKGCWNLGYCGTGCPTNAKQSMLVTAIPTALNNNATLLYATVAQRFNWQQNQVNELVCFPLQKANGVLNKQAPIKIKAKHYLLAAGAIGSPAILLRSNVPDPYRRIGQRTFLHPVTMSVAQMSEKIAGYSGAPQSIYSDHFQWPDGDSMGFKLEVPPLQPVLASVLMKKTGDELHQHMLKLPYTQVLLALLRDGFHPESQGGRVILRNDGTPVLDYPITPYIWRAVKHSLLTMAEIQFAAGATQVFPAHIDSSLSSSWPEVKEQINSLDLVSYKTLLGSAHVMGGCGMGEKPYNSVVNSQSRFHHLDNLSILDGSVFPSSIGANPQLSIYAFSALQSSRLANELKS
- the coaD gene encoding pantetheine-phosphate adenylyltransferase — translated: MNTVIYPGTFDPITKGHTDLVERAAKLFDQVVIAVAESPKKKPIFSLEQRVSLAKEATSQLKNVEVCGFNNLLADFVQERQANVILRGLRAVSDFEYEFQLANMNRILAPSVESLFLTPSEKYSYISSTLVREISSLGGDVSKFVHPCVEQALKDCFESHQ